A single window of Streptomyces sp. NBC_00464 DNA harbors:
- a CDS encoding DUF1295 domain-containing protein — translation MNGFAWEAFAQGLLPCAGAALAVMLATFAVGLRMGVHRVVDVAWGLGFTALALVSYGMSAADGDGARRLLVTVLTAVWGLRLAWHIARRGRGHGEDPRYAAMLAKAPGNPDLYALRKVYLLQGALVWLISLPVQAAGYLTGPAGGWAWAGAGVWAVGLAFEAVGDHQLARFKADPDNQGKIMDRGLWAWTRHPNYFGDFCVWWGLFLIVCQAPGAAAATLVAPVLMSFLLIGGSGKALLERHLDERPGFAAYKARTSGFLPRPPRR, via the coding sequence GTGAACGGCTTCGCATGGGAGGCGTTCGCACAGGGCCTGTTGCCCTGTGCGGGCGCCGCCCTCGCCGTCATGCTCGCCACGTTCGCCGTCGGCCTGCGCATGGGTGTGCACCGGGTCGTGGACGTCGCCTGGGGGCTGGGGTTCACCGCCCTCGCCCTCGTCTCGTACGGCATGTCGGCGGCGGACGGGGACGGCGCCCGCCGCCTCCTGGTCACCGTGCTCACGGCCGTGTGGGGGCTGCGCCTGGCCTGGCACATCGCCCGCCGGGGCAGGGGACACGGCGAGGACCCGCGGTACGCGGCGATGCTTGCCAAGGCCCCGGGCAATCCGGATCTGTACGCCCTGCGGAAGGTGTATCTGCTCCAGGGCGCCCTCGTCTGGCTGATCTCGCTCCCGGTGCAGGCGGCCGGGTATCTGACGGGCCCGGCCGGGGGATGGGCCTGGGCCGGTGCGGGAGTGTGGGCGGTGGGGCTGGCCTTCGAAGCGGTGGGCGACCACCAGCTGGCCCGGTTCAAGGCCGACCCGGACAACCAGGGGAAGATCATGGACCGCGGACTGTGGGCCTGGACCCGGCATCCCAACTACTTCGGCGACTTCTGCGTGTGGTGGGGCCTGTTCCTGATCGTCTGCCAGGCACCCGGGGCCGCCGCCGCCACCCTGGTGGCACCCGTCCTGATGAGCTTCCTGCTCATCGGCGGCAGCGGGAAGGCGCTCCTTGAGCGGCATCTGGACGAGCGCCCCGGCTTCGCCGCGTACAAGGCCCGGACCAGCGGCTTCCTCCCGCGCCCACCGCGCCGCTGA
- a CDS encoding cyclopropane-fatty-acyl-phospholipid synthase family protein, protein MTLTANRAAAPGAAQRLEPLVEQLLGGELPVRARMWDGSETGAPDGPLVHVRSRRALRRLLWAPGELGLAEAYITGDIDIEGDLATGLRAMRHAVRERGLRPPRPGRGGRLRALGTALRMGAVGPRPPVPAARAGLHGVLHSKARDRAAVSHHYDLSNAFYALLLDETMAYSCGYWTSDAAGYGPADAQRDKLELICRKLGLRPGARLLDIGCGWGSLTLYAAQRHGVRVTAVTLAREQAAYVRHQVAERNLEDLVEVRCCDYRDIARAPGHEGGYDAVSTVEMGEHVGDAQYPAFAGTLHAMVRPRGRVLVQQMSRGRDAPGGGAFIESYIAPDMHMRPLGETVELLEGAGLEVRDVEGLREHYVRTVDAWRRTLEEHHQEFTDLVGEETVRVWRLYLAGGALAFEERRMGVDQILSVRPEATGAAGMPGTRSGWYAAPAEVPAARDGASAGLAE, encoded by the coding sequence ATGACACTCACCGCCAATCGGGCCGCCGCCCCCGGCGCGGCGCAACGCCTCGAACCCCTCGTCGAGCAGCTGCTCGGCGGCGAACTCCCCGTCAGGGCAAGGATGTGGGACGGCAGCGAGACCGGCGCCCCCGACGGGCCCCTGGTCCACGTCCGCTCCCGCCGTGCGCTGCGCCGGCTTCTGTGGGCCCCCGGCGAACTGGGCCTCGCCGAGGCCTACATCACCGGGGACATCGACATCGAGGGAGACCTCGCCACCGGGCTGCGGGCCATGCGCCACGCGGTGCGCGAGCGCGGACTGCGCCCGCCGCGCCCCGGCCGCGGCGGGCGGCTGCGGGCTCTCGGCACCGCCCTGCGCATGGGCGCCGTCGGCCCCCGGCCCCCGGTGCCCGCGGCCCGCGCCGGGCTCCACGGCGTGCTGCACAGCAAGGCCCGCGACCGGGCCGCCGTCAGCCACCACTACGACCTCTCCAACGCCTTCTACGCGCTGCTCCTCGACGAGACGATGGCCTACTCCTGCGGCTACTGGACCAGTGACGCCGCCGGCTACGGCCCCGCGGACGCGCAGCGCGACAAGCTCGAACTCATCTGCCGCAAGCTGGGACTGCGCCCGGGCGCGCGGCTGCTGGACATCGGCTGCGGCTGGGGATCGCTGACGCTGTACGCCGCGCAGCGGCACGGCGTCCGCGTCACCGCGGTCACCCTCGCCCGGGAACAGGCGGCGTACGTACGCCATCAGGTGGCCGAACGGAACCTGGAGGACCTCGTCGAGGTCCGCTGCTGCGACTACCGCGACATCGCGCGGGCTCCGGGCCACGAGGGCGGGTACGACGCGGTGTCCACCGTGGAGATGGGCGAGCACGTCGGGGACGCGCAGTACCCGGCCTTCGCCGGGACGCTGCACGCCATGGTCCGGCCGCGCGGCCGGGTGCTCGTCCAGCAGATGTCGCGGGGACGCGACGCCCCGGGCGGCGGCGCGTTCATCGAGTCGTACATCGCCCCCGACATGCACATGCGCCCGCTCGGCGAGACGGTCGAGCTGCTGGAGGGCGCCGGACTCGAAGTGCGTGACGTCGAGGGGCTGCGCGAGCACTACGTACGGACCGTCGACGCGTGGCGGCGCACCCTGGAGGAGCACCACCAGGAGTTCACGGACCTCGTCGGCGAGGAGACCGTGCGGGTGTGGCGGCTCTATCTGGCGGGCGGCGCCCTCGCCTTCGAGGAACGGCGGATGGGCGTGGACCAGATCCTCTCCGTACGGCCGGAGGCCACCGGTGCGGCCGGGATGCCGGGCACTCGCAGCGGCTGGTACGCGGCTCCGGCCGAGGTGCCTGCCGCGCGCGACGGGGCGTCGGCGGGACTCGCGGAGTGA
- a CDS encoding anti-sigma factor, whose protein sequence is MSDAGLHTLTGAYALHALPESERREFERHLGDCDACSVEVREFSETATRLGLAVSATPPRELRERVLREIATVRQEPPSGGRRARTGTTGRNTAGRAARWPKFALAASLAAAAGFGGIAVWQNQAAQDARQDARATHQQSEQLAQVLAAPDAQSRSGTLEDGGKGTVVVSKSENRAAFLAAGLPGAPVGKVYQLWFDDDGTMRSAGLMRAAGPTSTTYATLLDGPVDDATGMGVTVEPAGGSAQPTSAPLALIDLPSA, encoded by the coding sequence GGACTGCACACACTGACGGGGGCCTACGCCCTGCACGCGCTGCCGGAATCCGAACGCCGGGAGTTCGAACGTCATCTGGGCGACTGCGACGCCTGTTCCGTCGAGGTGCGCGAGTTCTCGGAGACCGCGACCCGGCTCGGGCTCGCCGTCTCCGCCACGCCGCCGCGGGAGCTTCGCGAGCGGGTACTGCGGGAGATCGCGACCGTCCGCCAGGAGCCGCCGTCCGGTGGCCGCCGCGCCCGCACCGGAACCACCGGCCGCAACACCGCCGGCCGCGCCGCCCGGTGGCCGAAGTTCGCGCTCGCCGCGAGCCTGGCCGCCGCCGCAGGCTTCGGCGGTATCGCGGTGTGGCAGAACCAGGCGGCCCAGGACGCCAGGCAGGACGCCCGCGCCACCCATCAGCAGAGCGAGCAGCTCGCGCAGGTCCTCGCGGCGCCCGACGCACAGTCGCGATCCGGGACCCTGGAGGACGGCGGGAAGGGCACGGTCGTGGTCTCCAAGAGCGAGAACCGCGCCGCGTTCCTGGCCGCGGGACTCCCCGGGGCCCCCGTCGGCAAGGTCTACCAGCTGTGGTTCGACGACGACGGCACGATGCGCTCAGCGGGCCTGATGCGGGCTGCGGGCCCCACGTCGACGACGTACGCGACCCTGCTCGACGGGCCGGTGGACGACGCGACGGGCATGGGCGTCACCGTCGAACCGGCAGGCGGATCGGCGCAGCCGACGTCGGCCCCGCTGGCGCTGATAGACCTGCCGTCGGCGTGA